In a genomic window of Shouchella clausii:
- the priA gene encoding primosomal protein N', translating into MIARVIVDVPTAQTDRLFDYEVPHEWRAFARPGARVIVPFGPRRIQGFVVALEQTSEATKLKPISEVLDPLPVLSKELLELGDWLAKTTVCYKVKAFSAMLPAALKTKVSKQVERKAALDLLPLPLQTLFADHDVVPWEEARSLMKQDLSLLKTALDEGVVSLVYKVTEKGAKKTARLVQALPKQVEDIPERAKKQRELFCYLQENGPILTKDALQQSKTTRAILKALIEKGFAKETDVEVYRDPLQHEQIPPSAPLELTPAQAAVIAPIEAAIENGHHEAMLLHGVTGSGKTEIYLQAIAKVLEKGKEAMMLVPEISLTPQMVTRFKARFGDLVAIMHSGLSSGEKYDEWRKIYRKEVKVVVGARSAVFAPFTNIGLIIIDEEHEASYKQEETPRYHAKDVALYRGRKHKAPVLLGSATPSVESFARAKKGVYRLLSLRERIKGRPLPEVDVVDMREELRRGNRSMFSGQLLQALQARLERNEQSVLFLNRRGYSTFVMCRDCGYVASCSHCDISYTYHRAGNSLKCHYCGDEQPMPKTCAECGSDHIRFFGSGTQKVEEELARLLPEAKVIRMDVDTTRKKGAHKQLLEAFGKGDADILLGTQMIAKGLDFPRITLVGVLTADTMLHIPDFRSAERTFQLLEQVAGRAGRDQLKGEVIIQSYTPDHYSIQLVKSHDYEQFFAKEMQLRKQGSYPPYYYMALLTISDTELASTISAAQKVARYLKESLNEETVVLGPVVSPIARIKDRYRYQCVIKYRHEPKLQEILDTVMRHYLRDATNKKLQISIDVNPHFFM; encoded by the coding sequence GTGATTGCCCGTGTCATTGTTGATGTGCCGACAGCACAGACGGACAGGCTATTTGATTACGAAGTGCCGCACGAATGGCGAGCGTTTGCACGCCCAGGTGCCCGTGTGATTGTCCCTTTTGGGCCTAGGCGCATACAAGGGTTTGTCGTCGCTCTCGAACAAACGAGCGAAGCAACGAAACTAAAGCCAATTAGTGAAGTGCTTGATCCATTGCCAGTGCTTAGCAAAGAATTGTTAGAACTTGGGGACTGGTTGGCAAAAACAACCGTTTGTTACAAAGTCAAAGCGTTTTCTGCGATGCTGCCAGCCGCGTTAAAAACAAAAGTCAGCAAACAAGTTGAGCGTAAAGCGGCACTGGATTTGTTGCCATTGCCGCTGCAAACGCTGTTCGCGGACCACGATGTCGTACCATGGGAAGAAGCACGCAGTCTCATGAAACAAGATCTGTCGCTTCTAAAAACAGCGCTTGACGAAGGGGTAGTCTCACTCGTATATAAAGTGACTGAAAAAGGCGCCAAAAAGACAGCGAGACTCGTACAAGCTTTGCCGAAACAAGTAGAGGACATTCCCGAACGTGCCAAAAAGCAGCGGGAACTTTTTTGCTATTTGCAGGAAAATGGCCCAATCCTAACAAAGGATGCGCTACAACAGAGCAAAACGACTAGGGCGATATTAAAAGCGTTAATTGAAAAAGGGTTTGCGAAAGAGACGGATGTAGAAGTTTACCGTGATCCGTTGCAACATGAGCAAATCCCCCCTAGCGCTCCCCTGGAATTAACGCCAGCGCAGGCAGCGGTGATTGCCCCCATTGAAGCAGCGATTGAAAACGGCCACCATGAAGCGATGCTCCTTCATGGCGTAACAGGGAGTGGAAAAACGGAAATTTACTTGCAAGCCATTGCAAAAGTGTTGGAAAAAGGCAAAGAAGCGATGATGCTTGTGCCGGAAATTTCATTAACACCGCAAATGGTAACGCGTTTTAAGGCAAGGTTCGGTGACTTGGTGGCGATTATGCACTCTGGTTTATCGAGTGGCGAAAAATATGATGAATGGCGGAAAATCTACCGTAAAGAAGTAAAAGTCGTTGTTGGAGCGCGCTCGGCTGTATTTGCTCCGTTTACAAACATTGGCCTCATTATCATTGACGAAGAACACGAAGCGAGCTACAAACAAGAAGAAACGCCGCGCTACCATGCGAAAGATGTTGCCCTTTACCGGGGACGGAAGCACAAGGCTCCTGTTCTTTTAGGCAGCGCCACTCCTTCAGTTGAATCGTTTGCTCGTGCCAAAAAAGGCGTATACCGCCTTTTGTCTTTGAGGGAACGAATTAAAGGGCGCCCCCTTCCAGAGGTCGATGTTGTCGATATGCGTGAAGAACTGCGACGTGGCAACCGTTCGATGTTTTCAGGGCAGTTGCTGCAAGCGTTGCAAGCACGCCTTGAACGCAACGAACAAAGTGTGCTGTTTTTAAACAGGCGCGGCTACTCGACGTTTGTTATGTGTCGGGATTGTGGTTATGTGGCCAGCTGTAGCCATTGTGACATTTCCTATACATACCACCGGGCTGGCAATTCGCTCAAATGCCATTACTGCGGCGATGAACAGCCAATGCCAAAGACGTGCGCAGAATGCGGAAGCGATCATATTCGTTTTTTTGGCTCTGGTACGCAAAAAGTCGAAGAAGAGTTAGCGCGCCTTTTGCCTGAAGCAAAAGTAATACGGATGGACGTCGATACAACGAGAAAAAAAGGGGCGCATAAACAACTTCTGGAAGCATTCGGGAAAGGTGATGCTGACATCTTATTAGGAACACAAATGATTGCCAAAGGGCTCGATTTTCCGCGGATTACCCTTGTTGGCGTATTAACAGCAGACACGATGCTGCATATTCCTGATTTCCGCAGTGCTGAGCGGACATTCCAACTGTTGGAACAAGTGGCAGGGAGGGCTGGGCGTGACCAGCTTAAAGGCGAGGTCATTATCCAGTCATATACACCTGACCACTATAGCATCCAGCTCGTAAAAAGCCACGACTATGAACAATTTTTCGCCAAGGAAATGCAACTGCGCAAACAGGGCAGTTATCCGCCTTATTACTATATGGCGCTCTTGACCATTTCCGATACGGAGCTTGCGAGCACGATATCAGCGGCACAAAAAGTTGCCCGTTACTTAAAAGAGAGCTTAAACGAAGAAACTGTTGTCCTCGGCCCGGTTGTCTCGCCAATTGCCAGGATCAAAGATAGATATCGCTACCAATGCGTGATAAAATACAGGCATGAACCAAAGCTTCAAGAAATACTTGATACCGTCATGCGCCATTATTTGCGCGATGCAACGAACAAAAAACTGCAAATTAGCATAGATGTAAATCCGCATTTCTTTATGTAA
- the rsgA gene encoding ribosome small subunit-dependent GTPase A codes for MPEGLIVKALSGFYYVQSEGALIQCRGRGVFRKRKQTPLVGDYVEFEAENETDGYVMAIKERKNQLNRPPIANVDQAILVFSAKEPDFHTLLLDRFLVHIEQHDIKPVLVISKTDLLEASERDVLTRQMAVYEQIGYPVLYTSTKQADDPSELLPLLANQVSVIAGQSGVGKSSLLNALAPEAKIETNEISRHLGRGRHTTRHTELLPIGEGLVADTPGFSSLEFTDMEAEDLRFCFPEFLSLMDDCKFRGCLHDKEPKCAIKDAIKTGDVDSFRYKHYLQFLHEIQDQKRRY; via the coding sequence ATGCCAGAAGGACTGATTGTCAAAGCGCTCTCTGGCTTTTACTATGTACAAAGCGAAGGGGCGCTTATCCAATGCCGAGGCAGAGGGGTTTTTCGGAAGCGCAAGCAGACGCCGCTTGTCGGCGACTATGTCGAATTTGAGGCGGAAAATGAAACGGACGGTTATGTGATGGCGATTAAAGAACGGAAAAATCAGCTAAACCGACCACCTATCGCCAACGTTGACCAGGCGATTCTCGTCTTTTCGGCAAAAGAGCCTGATTTTCATACGCTTTTGTTGGATCGCTTTTTGGTACATATCGAACAACATGATATCAAGCCTGTATTGGTCATTAGCAAAACCGATTTGCTTGAGGCGAGTGAACGGGATGTCCTAACTCGGCAAATGGCGGTGTATGAGCAAATCGGTTATCCCGTCCTATATACATCGACGAAACAGGCCGATGATCCTAGCGAATTGCTTCCGTTGTTGGCAAACCAAGTATCTGTGATTGCTGGCCAGTCTGGAGTCGGGAAGTCTTCGCTATTGAATGCGCTTGCCCCAGAAGCAAAAATTGAAACGAATGAAATATCAAGGCATCTTGGGCGGGGACGTCATACAACAAGGCATACTGAACTTTTGCCGATAGGTGAAGGCCTTGTCGCTGATACCCCTGGGTTTAGCTCGCTGGAGTTTACGGACATGGAGGCAGAAGACCTCCGCTTTTGTTTTCCAGAGTTTTTAAGCTTGATGGATGACTGTAAATTTAGAGGCTGCCTTCATGACAAGGAGCCTAAGTGTGCCATTAAGGATGCAATAAAAACTGGGGATGTTGATTCTTTCCGCTATAAACACTACTTGCAGTTTTTACATGAAATTCAAGATCAAAAAAGGAGATATTAA
- the pknB gene encoding Stk1 family PASTA domain-containing Ser/Thr kinase — protein MIGERIGGRYVVLDSIGGGGMANVYLALDVILDRHVAVKVLQPQFSEDEQFINRFRREAQAATSLANPNIVNIYDVGEEDNVYYIVMEYVRGRTLKQVIQEEGPLDIGVALDYFKQILYGVGHAHAMQIVHRDIKPQNILISENGEAKVTDFGIARAMTSATITHTNSVMGSVHYLSPEQARGGHVTYRSDIYSLGIVLYEMVTGQIPFSGDTAVSIAIKHLQNDIPSVRELVPSVPISVENVIRKATQKDPLQRYESAEEMVWACDAALSADAEEDVAFVEDTVSDETTKELPIIGAYADKNLEDTIAVPSKPSNHQEEAEDDNVPEPEANTTSDDGNGVKKKKRKKWLWLSAVALAVLIGATVLAFTFWNALFFVPEQEVPDVVNMTEAEAVEEIESRNLRVETEEIADENYDEGRVARQNPQAGRVIKEGQPVKLFISASKDEVKIDDYQGLTLSSATRLLEQKGFSVETQPREDNSEPENTVLSQSPSPNTMAVPAETTVVLTYSVPESIQLDDLTNQTEDDVRAYFNSEGLRGSFSREYDDDIAEGRVISQSPEPLSTLERGDNVSVVLSRGPEPLQEQPGSPPAEVPEQPTDEAEDPVEETPTQGEDDEGEPTMVYRVTQTIVVSEEQQAEGQSFDIRIVGKDADSQGDERVLVEETISETTDFEIDLRVSPSYTGSYDVYINDEFNRQSQIYTYTEEEE, from the coding sequence ATGATAGGCGAACGAATTGGCGGGCGTTACGTCGTTTTGGACAGCATTGGCGGCGGCGGAATGGCCAATGTTTATTTAGCGCTGGATGTGATTCTTGATCGGCACGTGGCAGTAAAAGTGCTCCAGCCACAATTCTCAGAAGACGAACAGTTTATTAATCGTTTTAGGCGTGAAGCCCAAGCGGCGACAAGTCTTGCCAACCCGAATATCGTAAACATTTACGATGTCGGCGAGGAAGACAACGTCTACTACATTGTGATGGAATATGTGCGCGGGCGCACATTAAAGCAAGTGATTCAAGAAGAAGGGCCTTTAGACATTGGCGTTGCCCTTGATTATTTTAAGCAAATTTTATACGGTGTCGGCCATGCCCATGCCATGCAGATCGTCCATCGCGACATTAAGCCGCAAAACATCTTAATTAGCGAAAACGGCGAAGCGAAAGTAACGGACTTCGGAATTGCGAGGGCGATGACGTCAGCAACGATCACCCATACTAATTCTGTTATGGGCTCTGTCCACTACTTATCGCCGGAGCAAGCACGTGGCGGCCATGTGACCTATCGCTCTGACATTTATTCACTTGGCATTGTCTTATATGAAATGGTGACAGGGCAGATTCCGTTTTCTGGAGATACGGCTGTTTCGATTGCAATCAAACATTTACAAAACGACATTCCCTCTGTACGTGAATTGGTGCCAAGCGTCCCTATAAGCGTTGAAAATGTCATTAGGAAAGCGACTCAAAAAGACCCACTGCAACGCTATGAATCTGCAGAGGAAATGGTCTGGGCTTGCGATGCTGCGCTATCCGCCGATGCTGAGGAAGATGTCGCTTTTGTCGAAGACACGGTTAGTGACGAAACGACGAAGGAATTGCCGATTATTGGCGCCTATGCCGATAAAAATTTAGAAGATACCATTGCAGTGCCAAGCAAACCTAGTAATCATCAAGAAGAGGCAGAAGACGACAACGTGCCTGAACCGGAAGCGAACACCACTTCTGATGATGGCAACGGAGTGAAAAAGAAAAAGCGGAAAAAATGGCTGTGGTTGAGCGCGGTTGCACTAGCAGTGCTCATCGGGGCAACGGTCCTCGCTTTTACGTTTTGGAACGCGCTTTTCTTCGTTCCTGAGCAAGAGGTGCCTGATGTTGTCAATATGACCGAAGCAGAAGCGGTTGAGGAAATTGAATCCCGTAATTTACGGGTAGAAACGGAAGAAATCGCCGATGAAAACTACGATGAAGGACGCGTCGCCCGACAAAATCCACAAGCGGGCCGGGTCATTAAAGAAGGCCAGCCGGTCAAACTATTTATAAGCGCCTCGAAAGATGAAGTCAAAATTGATGATTACCAAGGGCTTACCCTTTCATCGGCAACGAGGCTCCTTGAGCAGAAAGGATTTTCTGTAGAGACACAGCCACGGGAAGACAACAGCGAGCCGGAAAATACAGTATTATCCCAAAGCCCATCGCCGAACACAATGGCTGTTCCTGCCGAGACGACGGTCGTGCTCACATACAGCGTGCCTGAATCGATTCAATTGGATGACTTAACGAACCAAACAGAAGATGATGTACGTGCTTATTTTAACAGCGAAGGCTTGCGTGGCTCATTTTCGAGGGAATACGACGACGACATCGCGGAAGGGCGGGTCATTAGCCAGTCTCCAGAGCCGTTGTCAACGCTAGAGAGAGGGGACAATGTGAGTGTGGTGTTATCAAGAGGGCCAGAGCCGCTTCAAGAACAGCCTGGCTCACCTCCAGCGGAAGTCCCCGAGCAGCCTACAGATGAAGCCGAAGACCCTGTTGAAGAAACGCCTACTCAAGGCGAAGACGATGAGGGAGAGCCGACGATGGTTTATCGCGTAACGCAAACGATTGTCGTTTCAGAAGAACAGCAAGCAGAAGGGCAAAGTTTTGACATTCGCATCGTTGGCAAAGATGCCGATTCACAAGGCGATGAACGAGTGCTTGTGGAAGAAACGATTAGTGAGACGACTGATTTTGAAATCGATTTGCGTGTAAGTCCTAGCTACACAGGCTCTTACGATGTATATATAAATGATGAATTCAATCGGCAGTCGCAAATCTATACGTACACTGAGGAAGAGGAATAG
- the rpe gene encoding ribulose-phosphate 3-epimerase → MIKVAPSILAGDFSRMGETVQACDDAGADWIHVDVMDGKFVPPITFGHQMVEAIRPYTDLPLDVHLMVEQPEKQIAFFQQAGADCLSVHVEASAHLHRTVAAIKEAGMKAGIVLNPGTPAYAAEPVLADVDYVLQMTVNPGYGGQSFIPGALANIKKLRAMIDERQLPVDIQVDGGINPTTAQQCVQAGATILVAGSAVFKEADLAKAIAQIRGQ, encoded by the coding sequence ATGATCAAAGTAGCGCCTTCAATTTTAGCGGGTGATTTTTCAAGAATGGGAGAGACAGTCCAAGCTTGTGACGATGCAGGGGCCGACTGGATTCATGTCGATGTGATGGACGGGAAATTTGTGCCGCCAATCACATTTGGACACCAAATGGTGGAAGCGATCCGCCCTTATACAGATCTTCCATTAGACGTCCATTTAATGGTCGAGCAACCTGAAAAACAAATCGCGTTTTTTCAACAAGCAGGCGCCGATTGCCTCAGTGTTCATGTTGAAGCTAGCGCTCATTTGCACCGGACGGTTGCCGCTATAAAAGAAGCAGGCATGAAAGCAGGGATTGTTCTTAATCCTGGCACTCCTGCTTATGCTGCTGAGCCTGTGCTTGCAGACGTCGATTATGTGCTGCAAATGACGGTCAATCCCGGTTATGGCGGGCAATCGTTTATTCCAGGGGCACTTGCCAATATTAAAAAGCTCCGCGCCATGATTGATGAACGCCAGCTGCCAGTAGATATTCAAGTAGACGGCGGCATTAACCCGACGACAGCACAACAATGTGTCCAAGCAGGAGCGACAATTCTTGTCGCTGGATCGGCAGTGTTCAAGGAAGCCGATTTAGCAAAAGCGATTGCGCAAATCCGCGGCCAGTGA
- a CDS encoding Stp1/IreP family PP2C-type Ser/Thr phosphatase, protein MIESTAFLTDVGKVRSHNEDNGGIFVSAAGTLAIVADGMGGHSAGDVASRLATEVMEAEWRKLKEPLSASSAEQFLKEAFEHANASILAHAKENPDCEGMGTTAIAAVCTEEYTTIAHVGDSRAYIYNGKQLVQQTDDHSLVAELVRSGQISAEEADHHPRKNIVLRALGTEAQVKVDSFTIPSEFIDTLMICSDGLSNKLAIKELQVEVERKEELSVIAKSLIARANERGGEDNISIALVRFSKEIGE, encoded by the coding sequence TTGATTGAAAGCACAGCATTTTTAACAGATGTAGGCAAAGTGCGGTCCCATAATGAAGACAATGGCGGCATTTTTGTATCAGCAGCAGGCACGCTTGCGATCGTCGCTGACGGCATGGGCGGCCACTCTGCCGGCGATGTTGCTAGCCGCCTGGCGACAGAAGTAATGGAGGCTGAGTGGCGCAAGTTAAAAGAGCCTCTGTCAGCGTCATCTGCAGAACAATTTTTAAAGGAGGCGTTTGAACACGCCAATGCCTCGATTTTGGCCCACGCCAAAGAGAACCCTGATTGCGAAGGGATGGGCACGACTGCTATTGCTGCTGTCTGTACTGAAGAATACACGACGATTGCCCACGTTGGCGATAGTCGCGCCTATATTTATAATGGAAAGCAATTGGTCCAGCAAACCGATGACCATTCACTTGTTGCAGAACTGGTTCGCAGTGGCCAAATTTCTGCAGAAGAAGCTGATCACCATCCCCGGAAGAATATCGTGCTACGGGCACTCGGTACAGAAGCGCAAGTGAAAGTCGATTCTTTTACGATTCCTTCTGAGTTTATCGATACGCTAATGATCTGTTCTGATGGTCTGTCCAACAAGCTTGCTATTAAAGAGTTGCAAGTCGAGGTCGAGCGCAAAGAGGAGCTGTCTGTCATCGCCAAGTCTCTGATTGCTCGAGCAAATGAACGTGGCGGAGAGGATAATATATCGATCGCCCTTGTCCGTTTTAGCAAGGAGATAGGTGAATAA
- the rsmB gene encoding 16S rRNA (cytosine(967)-C(5))-methyltransferase RsmB produces the protein MNRPSVREVALDALLKVEKNQAYSHLLLHSTLKAAGLDKRDSGLLTELVYGTIARKQTLDYYLAPFIKSGKKRALWIDVLLRLSVYQMVFLDRIPDRAVVHEAVTIANKRGHKGISGLVNGVLRSIQRQGLPNVDAIADPIERAAVQTSHPQWLMARWMNQYGKDDAIAMANANNIPPEVCLRVNRMKTTAAELVAHLGNEGVEAERSKLLPDLAVLIKKGNPFGGEAYKKGLFTAQDEASMLVAKLLGPEEGMDVLDACAAPGGKTTHIAEQMNGTGHILALDLHPHKVKLIAEQAARLGLENIETRAEDARKLQTKQHYDRVLVDAPCTGFGVIRRKPDIRWSKTEKDVKHIANVQAAILAHASQFVKQGGTLVYSTCTIEKEENEHAIERFLDTHPQFETNERFYRRLPDHIQANGRFSQLGLTILPHDFGTDGFFMVALTRKHE, from the coding sequence ATGAATAGGCCGAGCGTTCGCGAAGTGGCGCTTGATGCGCTGCTCAAGGTCGAGAAAAACCAAGCGTATAGCCATCTGTTGCTTCATTCGACTTTAAAGGCCGCCGGGTTGGACAAGCGCGACAGCGGGCTGCTGACGGAACTCGTTTACGGTACGATTGCCAGGAAGCAAACGCTTGATTACTATTTGGCGCCTTTTATAAAATCAGGTAAAAAACGTGCTTTATGGATAGATGTACTCTTGCGCCTTTCTGTCTATCAAATGGTATTTTTGGATCGCATTCCTGACCGTGCAGTTGTCCATGAGGCTGTTACGATTGCCAACAAACGAGGCCATAAAGGCATTAGCGGCCTTGTCAACGGTGTTCTTCGCTCCATCCAACGGCAAGGATTGCCTAACGTCGATGCAATTGCTGATCCAATCGAGCGAGCCGCCGTGCAAACGAGCCATCCGCAATGGCTGATGGCTCGCTGGATGAACCAATATGGCAAAGACGATGCCATTGCAATGGCAAATGCCAATAACATTCCCCCTGAAGTGTGTTTGCGCGTCAATAGGATGAAGACAACAGCAGCAGAACTAGTGGCGCATTTAGGGAATGAAGGAGTTGAGGCAGAAAGGAGCAAGCTGCTTCCTGATTTGGCTGTCCTAATAAAAAAAGGCAATCCATTTGGAGGGGAAGCCTACAAAAAAGGACTTTTCACCGCTCAAGACGAAGCGTCTATGCTTGTCGCTAAGCTTCTTGGTCCAGAAGAGGGAATGGATGTCCTTGATGCTTGTGCGGCGCCAGGAGGGAAAACCACCCATATTGCCGAACAAATGAACGGGACGGGCCATATTTTAGCATTAGACCTCCACCCCCATAAAGTCAAGCTCATTGCCGAGCAAGCAGCGAGGCTCGGTCTTGAGAACATTGAAACACGTGCAGAAGATGCAAGGAAGCTTCAAACAAAACAACACTATGACCGGGTTCTTGTCGATGCGCCTTGTACGGGATTTGGCGTTATCCGGCGCAAGCCTGACATCCGTTGGTCGAAGACAGAAAAGGACGTAAAGCACATTGCCAACGTCCAAGCAGCGATTCTCGCCCATGCAAGCCAGTTTGTCAAACAGGGTGGCACGCTTGTCTATAGCACGTGTACAATTGAAAAAGAAGAGAACGAACATGCGATAGAACGCTTTTTAGACACTCATCCACAGTTCGAAACGAATGAACGATTTTATAGAAGGTTGCCTGATCACATTCAAGCAAACGGGCGTTTTAGCCAGCTTGGCCTAACGATATTGCCCCATGATTTTGGCACAGACGGGTTTTTTATGGTTGCTTTAACGCGGAAGCATGAATGA
- the fmt gene encoding methionyl-tRNA formyltransferase has translation MLKIVFMGTPAFSVPILKRLIDTHTVLAVVTQPDRPVGRKRLLTPSPVKEEAQKHGIPVLQPEKIREQHEDILAFAPELIVTAAYGQIVPKAVLDAPPYGCINVHASLLPKYRGGAPIHQAIIDGEKQTGISIMYMAEKLDAGAVLSQQAVAITDEDDVQTMHDKLSAIGADLLEKTIVALEQGTIEAVAQDEDKATFAPNIKREQEVLDWQKPARALFNQVRGMRPWPVAYTLVNGNRLKVWEAKEIAGEHECEPGEILATTKQGIDVACGNGTILRLTVVQPAGKKAVLANQLLQGAHPFQVGKRLGEGHE, from the coding sequence CTGTTGAAAATTGTTTTTATGGGAACGCCGGCATTTTCAGTGCCGATTTTAAAACGGCTGATTGATACTCATACGGTATTGGCAGTCGTCACACAGCCTGACCGTCCAGTTGGCCGCAAACGCCTGCTAACGCCAAGCCCGGTAAAAGAAGAAGCGCAAAAACATGGGATTCCAGTACTGCAACCGGAAAAAATTCGCGAGCAGCATGAAGACATTCTTGCGTTTGCGCCGGAGTTAATCGTAACCGCTGCTTACGGGCAGATTGTCCCAAAAGCTGTCCTTGATGCTCCTCCATACGGGTGCATCAATGTGCATGCTTCACTGTTGCCAAAATACCGCGGAGGGGCCCCGATTCATCAAGCGATTATCGACGGCGAGAAACAGACAGGCATTTCGATTATGTATATGGCGGAAAAGCTTGATGCTGGAGCTGTTCTTTCCCAGCAAGCGGTAGCGATAACAGATGAAGACGACGTGCAGACGATGCATGACAAGCTAAGCGCGATTGGCGCCGATTTGCTTGAAAAAACGATTGTTGCTTTAGAACAGGGTACAATTGAGGCCGTTGCGCAAGATGAGGACAAGGCAACGTTTGCTCCTAATATTAAACGGGAGCAAGAAGTGCTCGATTGGCAAAAGCCAGCAAGGGCGCTATTCAACCAAGTGCGCGGAATGCGGCCATGGCCAGTTGCCTATACGCTTGTAAACGGCAACCGTTTGAAAGTGTGGGAGGCAAAAGAAATAGCAGGGGAGCATGAGTGCGAGCCTGGTGAAATCCTAGCCACGACAAAACAAGGAATTGACGTTGCTTGCGGGAATGGGACGATTTTGCGATTGACGGTTGTCCAGCCAGCAGGAAAAAAAGCGGTGCTAGCAAACCAACTGCTGCAAGGAGCCCATCCGTTCCAAGTAGGAAAGCGTCTCGGTGAAGGGCATGAATAG
- the spoVM gene encoding stage V sporulation protein SpoVM, protein MRFYTIKLPKFLGGFVRAMLGSFKKE, encoded by the coding sequence ATGAGATTTTATACGATCAAGCTGCCGAAGTTTTTAGGAGGATTTGTTCGAGCAATGCTTGGCTCATTTAAAAAAGAATAA
- the rpmB gene encoding 50S ribosomal protein L28, whose protein sequence is MARECYITGRKARSGNKRSHAMNKSKRRFGANVQKVRILVDGKPKRVYVSARALKSGKVERV, encoded by the coding sequence ATGGCTCGTGAATGCTATATAACTGGTCGTAAAGCGCGTTCTGGGAATAAGCGCTCTCATGCAATGAATAAATCAAAGCGTCGCTTTGGTGCAAACGTACAGAAAGTTCGTATCTTGGTAGACGGAAAGCCGAAGCGTGTATATGTTTCGGCGCGCGCCCTTAAATCAGGAAAAGTAGAACGCGTCTAA
- the coaBC gene encoding bifunctional phosphopantothenoylcysteine decarboxylase/phosphopantothenate--cysteine ligase CoaBC produces MLKNKTIVVGVSGGIAAFKTAALVSKLTQAGANVYVVMTEAATKFVTPLTFQALSRNPVYTDTFTEPDATKIAHIDIADQADLVLIAPASANTIAKLAAGIADNMLTTLVLATKAPVALAPAMNVNMYEHPSVQENMEKLRSYHYQLIEPGAGYLACGWVGKGRMAEPEQLLELVDTLLEEATALRGKQVIVTAGPTREPLDPVRFFSNYSSGKMGYALAQEARRRGAYVTLITGPTALEAPVGVETVAVQTAEEMYNAVNKRYQQADIVIKAAAVADYQPVDVFAHKQKKNADKWSVALERTKDILRFLGEHKQEQILVGFAAESEQLHTYAKSKLERKNLDLIVANNITTEGAGFDVDTNVVTVFTRDGQETAYPQASKKEVAKQILNELEAYMKRREA; encoded by the coding sequence ATGTTAAAAAACAAGACGATTGTAGTAGGCGTGAGCGGAGGCATCGCCGCTTTCAAGACAGCAGCGCTTGTCAGCAAGTTAACACAGGCGGGGGCGAACGTTTATGTGGTCATGACAGAAGCCGCCACGAAGTTTGTAACGCCGTTGACGTTTCAAGCACTATCTCGTAATCCTGTTTATACAGATACATTTACAGAACCAGACGCAACAAAAATTGCCCATATTGACATTGCTGACCAGGCGGATCTTGTTTTGATTGCTCCTGCAAGCGCCAATACAATTGCGAAATTAGCGGCAGGCATTGCTGACAACATGCTGACAACGCTTGTGTTGGCAACGAAAGCGCCAGTGGCATTAGCACCAGCAATGAATGTCAACATGTACGAACACCCGTCTGTACAGGAAAACATGGAAAAACTACGGTCTTATCATTATCAATTAATTGAACCTGGCGCGGGTTATCTTGCTTGCGGTTGGGTCGGCAAAGGCCGTATGGCCGAGCCAGAGCAACTGCTCGAACTGGTGGATACGCTTTTGGAAGAGGCGACAGCTTTGCGAGGCAAACAGGTAATCGTAACGGCAGGGCCGACAAGGGAACCTCTTGACCCAGTTCGTTTTTTCAGCAATTACTCTTCTGGAAAAATGGGGTATGCGCTGGCGCAAGAAGCACGGCGACGCGGCGCTTATGTCACGTTAATAACAGGTCCGACGGCGCTTGAAGCTCCTGTTGGCGTTGAGACGGTCGCCGTACAAACAGCGGAGGAAATGTACAATGCGGTAAATAAGCGCTATCAACAAGCAGATATCGTCATAAAAGCAGCAGCAGTTGCCGATTACCAACCTGTTGACGTTTTTGCCCATAAACAGAAAAAGAACGCAGACAAATGGTCGGTTGCACTAGAGCGGACAAAAGATATCTTGCGTTTTCTTGGCGAACATAAACAGGAACAAATTCTTGTCGGCTTTGCAGCCGAGTCTGAGCAACTGCACACATACGCCAAAAGCAAGCTTGAACGAAAAAACCTTGACTTAATCGTCGCGAACAACATTACTACTGAAGGCGCTGGCTTTGATGTTGATACAAATGTGGTCACTGTATTTACTAGAGATGGACAGGAAACGGCTTATCCGCAAGCCTCAAAAAAAGAGGTAGCCAAGCAAATCCTCAATGAACTAGAAGCTTATATGAAAAGGCGTGAAGCGTAA